The Catharus ustulatus isolate bCatUst1 chromosome 13, bCatUst1.pri.v2, whole genome shotgun sequence genome includes a window with the following:
- the LOC117002569 gene encoding urocortin-3-like — protein sequence MIGVMLSTSHVLPQALLATLRGRMLISFLVVLGAPTRAWKGPSRERLLPTPRAEDGEKLMRQETTLDNKMLPRVSKMRRDDDGSGAGSHLDKGSLPLLEGSERQAQPWLISPATKRPAPRKKGRKVSLSLDVDTHLLKILLDLAREKELEAKAAANAELMARLGRRR from the coding sequence ATGATTGGGGTGATGCTCAGCACCAGCCACGTGCttccacaggcactgctggccaCGCTGCGAGGCAGGATGCTCATCTCCTTCCTGGTGGTCCTCGGGGCACCAACGAGAGCCTGGAAGGGACCGAGCCGTGAGCGGCTGCTGCCAACCCCCCGAGCTGAGGATGGAGAGAAGCTGATGAGGCAGGAAACCACCCTCGATAACAAGATGCTGCCACGTGTCTCCAAAATGAGGAGGGATGATGatggctctggggcagggtctcATCTGGACAAAGGCAGCCTGCCACTGCTGGAGGGATCAGAAAGacaagcacagccctggctgatAAGCCCAGCCACGAAGAGACCTGCTCCcaggaaaaaggggaggaaggtgtccctgtcactcGATGTTGACACTCACTTACTGAAAATCCTGCTTGACCTGGCCAGAGAGAAGGAACTGGAGGCCAAGGCAGCTGCCAATGCCGAGCTGATGGCTCGCCTGGGGCGCAGGAGATGA